Below is a window of Halolamina sp. CBA1230 DNA.
CCAGCTCTCGCTGCTGGGCGGGAGTTCCGACGTTGGCGTGTTCGCAGCGTTCACCTCCCCGCAGGTCGAAGTGGCCGGACAGTCGTTCAACCCGATCTCGGACATGGACGCCAAAGAGATCGCCGAGCAGTTCCAGAACCGGTTCGACACGATGGACGGGCTCGGAGAGGAGAGCACTGAACAGGTCGACATACTCGGCTCCGCCCGAACGGTCACGAAGTTCTCGGCGACCGTCACCGTCGACGGGAACCAGGTACCGGTGTTTCTCCTGATCGCGAACTTCAACCACGAGTCCGACGTCGTCGTCCCGATGGGGATCTTCCCGCAGGAACGGCAGGACGAGGAGGGGCCGAACATCCGCCAACTGATGGCGAACCTAACCCACCCCGCCTGAACCGGCGATCGGGGGCTGTTCTGCGATAAGCTTTATCGGCCGTCGGGTCCCACGCTGGGGCATGGTCGAAGCGTTCGTCCGTCTACTGTGTCCGGAGTGTAACAAGGAATGGGAGTCGAACC
It encodes the following:
- a CDS encoding DUF6517 family protein; amino-acid sequence: MKLSRRAVGTLTVAGLAGLAGCSGSTSFSAEYATTDTGDTGYEQTGQREPTMTRTFAGQEVNVTNTVTEYRKEVQLSLLGGSSDVGVFAAFTSPQVEVAGQSFNPISDMDAKEIAEQFQNRFDTMDGLGEESTEQVDILGSARTVTKFSATVTVDGNQVPVFLLIANFNHESDVVVPMGIFPQERQDEEGPNIRQLMANLTHPA